The genomic stretch TCACAGCGCTTGTGCAAGCCATTGCATGCGAAATTGAGAGGACCTTGGGTGTCAACGGGCATGCCTGTCTGGCCGTGTCTAGGGACCGCTCTTCAGTACCTGTCTTCGCTGCCTTGCGGCAACAGCAACTCGGCTGGGACCGCGTGAGAGTGATCCTGGCGGACGAGCGCATGGTGCCGCTTAATCATGCGGACAGCAACGCGAGCTCGGTCTGTGACATCCTGCTGCGAAACGCTGCGGCAAAAGCGGAATTTCTCCCACCAGTGCCACCGTATTGTTTTGAAATCGATGAGATCCATACCTCCGCCGTAGTTGCTGAACTCAATCGCAGCTACCGACAGCCGGATATTGTGATGCTTGGCATGGGCGAGGACGGCCACATCGCATCGTTGTTCGCGGACGCTCCCGAACTGAAGGCCGCGCTTTCGGCGGAAAAGGACCCAGGTTATCTCTCCCTAAGCCCGCGCGCCGCGCCTCACAGGCGAGTGAGCCTAAACCTCAGTGCGCTGTTGGGGGCTCGCCGAATCATTTTGGGATTTAGCGGAGTATGGAAAAAGCAGGTCTTCGATGCTGCG from Cupriavidus nantongensis encodes the following:
- the pgl gene encoding 6-phosphogluconolactonase; the encoded protein is MHDREQVIEINGGNDYVTALVQAIACEIERTLGVNGHACLAVSRDRSSVPVFAALRQQQLGWDRVRVILADERMVPLNHADSNASSVCDILLRNAAAKAEFLPPVPPYCFEIDEIHTSAVVAELNRSYRQPDIVMLGMGEDGHIASLFADAPELKAALSAEKDPGYLSLSPRAAPHRRVSLNLSALLGARRIILGFSGVWKKQVFDAAALELTPVLPVSYLLHQNRTPVDVYWEK